aaactacaaaaatagtcacttttttttgcttcagattacattttagtcacttatgtttaaaatgttacgttttagccACTTgtgttatcgttttgttatgtAGTGGTCACTTTACCGTTAAACTCTattacctccctaacgacaGTCCTACGCGGCAGTCTAAataggttttaaatgccaacttagaTGTCCAATTGATgagatgaaaataggtttttaattaaataaatttaatttggattgcCACGTAGAACGccattagggaggtaacggagcttaacgGTAAAGTGACCACTtcataacaaaatgataacgtaagtgattaaaacataacaattcaaacataagtgactaaaatataatctaaagcAACCAAacgtgactatttttgtagtttaccctaaaaatatgttaaaaaagtgtttatattaaaaaacactatcataaatataataaatattttattatattaaaaaacacaaataaatataataaatattttattgtattaaatataattttatatttttatattttgagttggGTTATTTAGTTGGGAAATGTATTTTGTTAGGTTTTGGGTAATGAGTTTAATTGTTATTAgattagtgatttaatataaatacgtATAGTTAGTATTTAACatgtataattaatataatatttttttataatataatatatttgggcCGAGCTTGGGCCAAAAAAATCTTACTCAAAACCCAACCCTTTTAAGAAACGAGCCTTAAATTTTactcaaactcatttttcaagcCTCATATTTTGTCTAAATCCTTCCTTTTTAGACGAGCCTTCGAGCTTGGATAGGTGACCCAACCCATGAGTATGTCtaatatatctatattttaaagTAGTATCCATCATATTTTCCTTTTGCCAcgtcctcttttattttttacatttagagaaatgattaaattttagttttagtccctctattatatctaaatttgatatttaaactctatactttaatagtttaatttataacataatttgatgtttgtatttttataatgttatcaaTTTGtccaaataattcatatttttaacttttgattaaaatattacatgattatatttaatttgaatgttATATGAGTTTTAGAGACTGACACGTGACTTCTCCTTTCTTTTACGCTTGCGCTGTATTTTTTACATTATAACACAAtagtcaaatttcaattttggccCTTAAACTATGTTGAAACTTAAGATTTATCTATATACTTTacttttgacataatttgaccctctacttttataatgtcattagttagtctaaataattactattattaactatttcaatcaaaataacGATGTCGGTTTTTCTTAAGAATACAATtccaacataaaataattattttatcatgacAAGTTTGAATgagtgttttaaatatatttattaatcaatatttCTAATGTTATTTTTACCATTACATGACTATCAAGCGTgttttttctaatttcaaaatatgatacCAAAGAagttaatagaagaattttaatagTGGTAATAATTAGACTCGAAATTTttaatctgaaaagtagaagcattaaatttctaaatataaatgtaatgagactaaatttcaaatatgcaaaatatatagcaaccctaaaccctaaatcttaagcCCTATTTTCTGGCCCCAGCTTTCTAGTGGTCAGTAATAAGTTGTTCTTGCTGCTGTTGAATCCCCAACTTTcaatgtaatgacccaaaattcacgagCATAGgaaaagtacattatcgggcctccgtcttagtaaactaagtcacaaataattattagaagtaattatgagtttagttgagtgcttaattaggtattaattaggtgaatttagtctaattaagaataattaggaaaaggactaaatagagtaaagggtaaaagtttaattatagattaaaagaaagtataaaGGATCAAAATGACAATTACTAATCATTaaggtttaatattaaataataaattatattaattgttattattattattgttattattattattattattattatattatgaaataagttaaacaaagacaaatgtatggtaGTGATTTAATACAAATgtattgataaaatatatacatttgtaataattatattaaatcattaaatagattttattaaataaataagataattgacaaataaatggtataaaatttatacaaatgtaattaaacaattgatttacttaatatttaagcataagatattttatattgatattatattaattatttagtaattaaaaataataataaagcaaataaaataaagtaaagtaagtaaataaaaggaaaaagaaacaaatgaagaATAGAAACGAAACAGAGAACAAACCGAAAACAGggagaaaaaagggaaagaaaagaaaagggagaaattgggattttaaagcttcaagtttaattggtaagctaaatttagtccttttctcttaattttgatgttttagaagctttaaaacaaagttttgttgaaattaagtgaaggttatggaagttcataggtttttgaacatgattcatgttgaacaagttgttaaattaggggtttaattgatagaaattttagttagaattgattaaaggatcaaattgtaaagtgAGCTATAAGTTTTACATAGTTAGGATTAAGTTATAAGAAGtcttaaattagggtttaattatgaatattgaatagttgagttaaatatgacaataaattaagtagaaaagaagtatgaattaagctagaaaagtaagtaagcttagttagaattaaattgggaataagtaggaattgaataaaatttaattatttttatttttatttttataatttaatattgtaattaataatgaaattaattattattttcgtaacTAACAAGGAAAACAAGGCATCGGCatccaaaggaaaagaaaagatcgttgAGGAGTAAACGCGTATTCCGaatttgtattactataacttaAACTATTTACTAAACgctatattgaaattgtaaccATGAGACATTTAAAGTAAGGTAAGTaataacatttgaaattaagtaagaatatgtgtgaatattgaattatatgtgaattgaagtaatagatgttttgatttgattgaatatttgaaattgttgtgaaaatgaattcgaaattggaaaagtaaaataatacctTATTAACTTATCGAactagattggatacaaatggcatgccataggatctGTGATATGATGAGGAGATTTGTAGTTCGGCCATGAAGATGATTCTGTTATTATATGCTTCGGTTTATCCGAAGAGGCATCTAAtgccttattggtgtgtttgggaggataTGATATACTGGTGTGTTAAGAAGGATTTATATTATTCTAGGTGTGTTAGGTTGGatattctggtgtgtttgggtggaaTCCATGTATCTGTCAGAGTCTGagtcttgttaatagggtaaataattgaaatgaaaatttgaaaatgagattgaTTGATTTGGCACTATTGAAAAGTACgagaaagaatgtatgaattaaattatgaattgaattagtatatgaaaaatatatatatgtgaatttaagatttatgaagtgatatataattatgtataattagtttaaatgatttttttaaaggtttatggtataattatgtataattagtttaaatgatttttttaaaggcttatggttgatgtttgtaatttattaatattaaatagtttaatttatagtaataccactgagtatgaaatactcagcgtacggttgtttccgtgcgcagatCATTAGAGTTCAAGGTCCAGTTCGGCATCCAAAAAGATCTCGActccaacaaaaaaattttggtgatgtatttcttCCTTTTGTTTAAGTGGCATGTACTAGATGAATGTACAGtagtcgtatatatatatatatatatatatatatatatatatatatatgtaaatatatatgctaaatgaTCTTGGTTGTAAGTAAATTGTTATGATTTTTGGGAtgataaataagtttaaaattataaattagtaaaCTTAGTATTAAATCTTGAAATGGAATGAAAGATATGAATTAGTTTTTTACATGTTAACTTTAATCTTTATAATTAAAGtagtaaatcaatttattaagcATGATTTAGTAGCGTTTTAAGGTATAAAAtctttgattgaaatattggtattggtttgttttagttttaagtttgtaggggttttatgtaaaataagtagaaatactgtcaattttaaaaaaatttattacgaaatttttttcgaaataTTCAAACAAATTTCGTTATacttttaatacatgttttgggcttcgagaGTCCATTATagggatttaattattaaattatactatgaatgttattttaattgtgaattattcGTAAATTGTCTGATAGGTCCAGTAATGCCTTGTACCCCTATTCTagcgacggtttggggttaggagGTGTTACATTCAATCTCTTCAAACTAACTACACACCTTGTTATTTATTAAGATTGATGTCATGTTTAGGATATTATCATGTAACAATGGGTGCATTATTTAAATGAACTGCTCCTCTACTGTTTGCATTACCATATTTCAACGCTACTTTTGTGGTAGAATCTGATTCCTCAAGTGGTGAGCTATAAGAGGCAACCGAACATCAATCCTTTCCAACCTAGAACGAGTGCACTATATCAAATTTGGTATATGCTTCGAGAGGTAAACTCTTTTACTTCATTAAAACTAAAATCGGTTTTCACCTCGCTAGCTACTTAAATATTTAaggtataataatttttttatatcttttattgaGTAATATTTTCTCGTGTGTTATTGATAGGAGTGTTCGGGTATTTATACATGTTGCTGTAGATGTTATTACAACTCATGATCGAGCCCCACTATTTTTCCTTGACTCAGCTGCCTCTAGTACTGACATTCTTTGCAAACTCCAGGTCTGCTGGGTACATATTCACGGAGCACGCGGTCCTTTCTGTTCTTGGGACTGACATTCTAGGCGAACTTCGTGCATGCTGGACACGTATTTGGATGGCATACGAGCTGGGTTTGAGGTCTTGCCTTGCGAGCTGGGTCCGTGAGCTCGCTTTGCTGTCCTTTTGTGGTTTGCCTTACACTCAATCTTCTGGTGGAACCTATCCAGGTTACGGGTTAGAAACCTGAATCCCTTCTAGGACTTGGGTCGATGATTACTGAGGTATAACacctttcaattttataaaaaaaaaagtcattttaatttttcatttaaattaaatagatagttaaaatgactttttttttgtaaaatttgaaggtcaaataagttattatgcCTTTTTAAATATGTGTAACCCTAATATATATTCAGATAAATGAtccatttatataaattaacttttaatccAATATGTAAAACAAGTATGTGAATGAATGgataaactttaattattattaaagcaattaaattaattctataaaaagtaattaatttaattaatattttgaataataatttaataaacttaaatataacttgtaaaaccttaaattaagttgtttaatatgcataatatgAGCTAAAATCTTACATTCCCTCGCTTcatacaatttataaaatataaactttaataatacaattattgaatgtgcataataaaatataataataattattatttcttctttaattgggaggaaatttttaaattcagtGCACTTCTACTTATAAACACCCAAAACTCTTAAATTGAAATATGTGTGTTTAAACTTATATTCTTTTTAGTTATTACAATAGTAATTAAACCAACTAAACTAAGatcataaaatgaatttttttttggatgaaCTTTGTTCTACATTGTATTTAGGGTAATtgaggtgatcatgggtcggtGTTGGTCAAATTCGGGTCAGATCTCAACAGAATTTTAGGTTTGGACTTGATTCAGTCAGAATAATGGGTCTAAATTTTTTCCAAGCTTGGcttgaataaaaatgttaaaacccgAGCCCAACTTGGCCTgtccgtattaattttttataatattttttttatataaaaacgattttaaaaacataataatcaaatgcactaaaaacattgaaataaatgtttcccaataaattaaaaataaattaaaaaaatctttatacttaaataacacaaaaataggtgtaacttaacaaataaatatctctaaaataatagcaaaattaataataaaataataattacacaatatttaaacaacaataaaataataataaaatagtaaaatggtagcaaaataacaacaaaacagaacaataatttctatttttttacaaattcgaGACAAGTCGTGTTAAATAAAACTTACCCGAAGCTCAGTCCATTTAAAAATCGGGCTTCATTTTTTATCAATACCTATTTTTTGAGCTTATATTATTGTCAAAATCCTCTTCTCGAGCTTTGGGTGTAATGAGGtatattaaagaaagaaaaaaggaaaagaaagaagtggtaagaaaaagagatggaaaagtgaaaatgaaGTGAGATGTCCAATAATAACAACCAGTAATTTGACGCCACGTGCTCATAAAAGGTGTTGGTCGTAGTTGGTTGATTTCAAGTTAAGggtaaaaagaaacaaaaaaggggTAGACCAATTCCCTCCATACAGAGTAGCGCTTCTCCCGGTCATCCTTCTCTGATATTAACCTCACATTCTCCCACCCGCTGGGTCTCACCCCCACTGTTTTTTTACCTTGACAAAATCCAAAAGGAGTCTCTCTCGTCCACCACATAGTCGGACTAAAGaatctaaaattttccttctttatctgttatattaattaaaatttatttttctaggcAAAGAGACATAATTTCCTTTGGATTTGGAAGAAGGGGGaaatttagaaagtaaataataacaagGCAATAAAGAGATGACAAGCATGGACGAGTTGATGGGTCTGTTGAGGATTCACGTCAAACGGGGCATAAACCTTGCTGTTCGTGATGTCCGTACCAGCGACCCTTACGTTGTTGTTCGGATGGGCACGCAGGTTTCTCTTTCACctcaaacaaaaaattgataTACAAATTATCCACTTATTTTATCATaagtttcatatttttttctttttcttttttaaaacaattgtttggtaattaatattaaattgtcAATTAATGTACCAAAtgattacttttaaaatatgttttctgtaattatgaaaaaaaatacaaattttgggtttatttataaaaaaaaattggaaaaagaaagTAACCATGTCATTTTTCTAGTATGTTACTCAGGGttctaattttatattggttGCAGAGATTGAAgactaaagtaataaataaggATATTAATCCTGTATGGAATGAAGATTTAACTCTTCCCATTACAGATCCTGGGGAGCCAATCAAGCTCGTAAGTCCAACGCATAATCATCATGCTTCTTACCTATTATATCGCATCTAAATGTGACATCTGGTGGTTTTGAATGCAGACAGTGTTCGACTATGACACATTTAGCATGGATGACGAAATGGGAGATGCAGAGTTTGACATAGTGGCATTCGTACAGGCATTGAGAATGGATTATGCAGACTTCCCA
The window above is part of the Gossypium raimondii isolate GPD5lz chromosome 9, ASM2569854v1, whole genome shotgun sequence genome. Proteins encoded here:
- the LOC105800052 gene encoding protein C2-DOMAIN ABA-RELATED 4, translated to MTSMDELMGLLRIHVKRGINLAVRDVRTSDPYVVVRMGTQRLKTKVINKDINPVWNEDLTLPITDPGEPIKLTVFDYDTFSMDDEMGDAEFDIVAFVQALRMDYADFPDGTILAKVQPCRKNCLAEESVVVLREGKVLQDLCLRLRNVECGEVELQLEWIEVPGCKGVSATPTPTA